CTGCTCGTCACCTTCGCCAACGCGGGCACGGTGACCCTTCAGCGCACCTACGAGACGGCCCGCGCCGCCGCCACCCGCGAGGGAGCGCTGCTCGCGCTGGGGCTGGCGCTCGAAGCCCGCGACTACGAAACCCAGGGCCACACCGGGCGCACGGTGGCCCTGTCCATGCGGCTGGGCCGGGCGCTGGGTCTGGACGAGTCGGCACAGGACCACCTGCGGCAGGGGGCCTACCTGCACGACATCGGCAAGCTCAGCGTGCCCGACGACATCCTGCTCAAGCCGGGGCCGCTGACCCCGGAGGAGCGCCGCCAGATGCAGCGCCACGTCCTGACCGGCGAGGCCCTGGTGCGGCGCATCCCCACCATGCCGCCCGAGGTGCTGGAGGTCGTGCGCTCGCACCACGAACGCTGGGACGGGGCCGGGTACCCCGACGGGCTGGCGGGCGAGGCGATCCCGGCCCTGGCCCGCGTCTTCTCGGTGATCGACGTCTTTGACGCCCTGACCCACCAGCGGCCCTACCGGGCGCCCCTGAGCGTGCCCGGTGCCCTGGCGCTGATCCGCGCCGAGGCGGGGCGGCAGTTCGACCCCAGGGTGGTCGGGGCCTTCCTGACCCTCTTTGCCCAGGGGACCGGGTCAGGCGCCGGGCCGGAAGCGGTGCGGGGGCAGGGGTGCCTGTAGCCGGCTTCCTCCTTCCCAAAAATCCCGTTCCCGGCGGAGTTTCTGACCGTTCGGTCGGGGACGCCCGCCCCGGCCGGACCGCGCTATGCTGCCCCGCGTGACGCTGGCCGCCTTCCTGAATCTGAGCGGTGAGGCTGCGGTGGTCGTGGGGGGTGGCCCGGTGGCGCTGCGCCGTGCCCGCACCCTGCTGGGTGCCGGACTGCGGGTGCGGGTGGTGGCCCCCGCGCTGCACCCCGACCTCGCCGCGCTTCCCGTGGGGCACGATCCCCGCCCCTATCGCCCCGGCGACGTGGCGGGGGCGCGGGTGGTCGTGGCGGCGACGGACAGCGCCGAGGTCAACGCCGCCGTGGCGGCCGAGGCCCACGCGGCGGGCGCTCTGGTCAACCACGCCGGGGACGCCGCGCAGGGCACCCTGCGCTTTCCCGCCGTGACCCGCCGGGGTGGGGTAGAGGTGGCTTTTACCACCGGGCGCGAACTGCCGCTGCTCGCGCAGGCCCTCGCCGAGCGCCTCGCCGGGCTGCTCCCGGCCCCCGAGCAGGTGGACGCCTGGGCCGAGCGCCGCGAGGCCGCGCTGACCCTGCCGGGGACCGAGCGGGAGGCCGCCATCGCCGCGCTGCGGGCCGATATCCGCGCGGCCGTGGGCCTCCCGCCCGCCGGGGTGGGCGCATGACGCTGGCCTGCCCGACGGGCCGCGCCCTGCTCGCCGGGGCGCACGTGCCCCCGCCCGCCTCGCTCGACTTCGTGGTGGTGGGCCTGAACCACCAGACCGCCCCGGTCGAGGTCCGCGAGCGGGCCGCCGTCCGCGCCGGGAACGAGGCCGCCGTGCTCTCGCACCTCTCGCCCTTTGCCCGCGAGGTCATGCTGCTGGCGACCTGCAACCGCACCGAGGTCTACCTCGCGGGGCTGCGCGGCGACCCCCGCGCCGTCTTCGGGGACGCGTGGGGCGGGGACCTGGGTGAGCACCTGTACGTCCACCGGGGCGAGGCGGCGGCCACCCACCTCTACCGGGTGGCGGCGGGGCTCGACAGCCTGGTGATCGGGGAGACGCAGATTCAGGGGCAGGTCAAGCGGGCGTGGCAGGCCTCGCGCGACCTCGGGCTATCGGGGACGGTCCTGAACAAGGTCGCGCAGGGGGCACTCGCGGCGGGCAAGCGGGTCCGCACCGAGACGGGCCTCGCCGACCGGGTGGTCAGCGTGTCGAGCGCCGCCGTCGAACTCGCGCACTCGGCGCTGGGGGGCCTCGCGGGGCGCACCGCCCTGATTCTGGGCGCGGGCGAAACCGCCGAGCTGACCCTGACCCACCTGCGGGCGGCGGGGGTGGAGGACGTGATCGTGGTCAACCGCACCGCCGAGCGGGCGCGGGCGCTCGCCGAGCGGGTGGGGGGCCGCGCCTGCGCCGCCGAACTGCTGCACGAGGCGCTGCCCCTGGCGGACGTGGTGATCGCGTCGAGCGCCGCACCCCACTACGTTCTGCATCCGGAAGGGGTGGCGGCAGCGCTGGAAGGGCGCCCGGGGCGGCCCATGTTCCTGATCGACATCAGCGTGCCGCGCATCCTCGACCCCGAGATCGGGGGCGTGGCGGGAGCACACCTCTACAACCTCGACGACCTCACCGCCATCGTCAGCCGCAACCTCCAGTCGCGCCGCGCCGCCTTGCCCCACGCCGAGGCGATCGTCCGCGAGGGCGTCTCCGACCTGACCCGCTGGAACCTCACCCGCGAGGCGCAGCGGGCCTTGCGGGCCGGGCGTGAGCTGGCGGCGGCAAGCGACTGACAGCCCCGCCTGAACCCTGCCCCCCGCCCCACATCGCCGCCCCCTTTTCCCGTAGCCTGAGCCCCATGTGGACCCGCCTTCCCTCCAGCGCCCTGCGCCTGACCGGGTCAGACCGGGTGGACTTCGCGCAGGGGCAGATGACCAATGACCTGCGGGGAGCACCCACCCCCGGCCTGGTCGCCGCCTGCTTCCTGAACGTGCGCGGGCAGATCGAGTTCTTCGCCCATGTGTACAGGCGCCCCGGCGACGTGTACCTCCACCTCGGGGCGGGGCAGGCCCCGGCGCTGGAGGGGCGGCTGCGGCGTTACATCATCTTCGATCAGGTGGAGCTGGCCGATCTGTCGGAGGACCTCCGCACCATTCACGTCTGGCGTGAAGCCGATCTCCCCGGCTGGGACCCGGCGGGCGGCGACGCGCAGGAGTTCGGGCTGGCAGGGGCCACCGTGCTGGGCGGGCGCGTGAACCGCACCGGGGCGCCGGGGGTGGACCTGCACTTCCTCGCCCGGCAGGAGGAGGCGGTGCTGGGGGCGCTGGCGGGCGCCGGGGTCGCCCTCCCCGAGCTGCACGCCGCCCGCATCCGCGCCGGGATTCCCGACGTGGACGCCGACGGCTTCGCGGGCACCCTGATTCCGGAGATCGGGCTGGACGTGGGCGGCCCCCTCCCGGCCATCAGCTACCGCAAGGGCTGCTACGTGGGCCAGGAGATCATGGCCCGGCTGGAGGCGCGGGGACAGGCCCGCTACGCCCTGGCGCGGCTGCGCGGCGAGGGCCTCCCCGAGCGGGCCGAGGTGACCCAGGGCGGGAAAGTGGTCGGGCAGTCGGGCGCCTTTGCCCAGGGCCTCAGCCTCGCCCGGCTGCGGCGCGAACTCGCGGCGGGGGACCGGGTGGAGGTGGGCGGCGTGCCCGCGACCGTCGAAACCCTGACGCCCCTTTCGGCCGCTCCTGCCGATGTTTGAAGCCTTCGTCCGCGAGGTCGGCAGCGGCCAGCCCGCCGATCTCGTGCGGGCGGCGCGGCGGGCGCAGGCGGCGGGGTTCGGGGTGCTGGCGCTGCCGGGACTGCCGCTGGGGGCGGTGTACGCCCTGAGTGGCCCTGCCCTGCTGCCCCCCCTGTGGGTCGCCGTGCTCGCGGGGCTGGGGGCGCTGCTCGCCGCGCTGGTGCTGCGGCTGGCGCACTCGGCGGCCCGTGACCCCGGCCAGCCCCCCGCCCGCGCCGTCCTGACCGCCGCCCTGCAATCGGGGGGCGCTCCCGCCGTCCCCTTCCTGCTGGGGTGCACCCTACTCGCGCAGCCCCCCGCGGTGGTCGCGCTCTGGGCGCTGGCCGGGCTGGGGTACGCCGCCGCGTGGAACCGGGTGCCGGGCTGGGTGCAGGCGGCAGGCCCGCGCCGGACCTGACCCGCCACCCGGCCGACGCCGCCTGCGGCAGGTCCGCTCTAGCCTGCGGCCATGTATGGCCGCACCTCCCGCCTCGTCCTTGTCCCCCTCACCCGCGAGGTCATCGCGGGACGGCTCGCGCAGGCCCCCTTCACGGCCACCCTTTCCACGCCAGACGGCCCCCTCACCGTGACCTACCCCCCGGCGTGGCCCGGCGACCTGCTGCCCCTTCTGCCCGCACGGCTGGCGGCCTTCGACCCTGGGCGCGAACGCTGGAGCGCCACCCTGGTCGAGCAGGCGACCGGCACGGCCATCGGCCAGATGGGCGCCAAGGGCGGCGGCGTGCCCGATGAGGCGGGTGACGTGGAGATCGGCTACGGCCTCAACCCCGACGTCTGGGGCCGGGGCTACGCGACCGAGGCGGTCGGCGTATTGGTGGCGGCCCTGCTCGCCCGCCCCGAGGTCCGGCGGGTGACCGCGTGGGCGGCCGTGGCCAACCCCGCGAGCGCCCGCGTGCTGGAGAAGCTGGGCTTCGTGTCCGTCGGCACCGCCTGGGACGAGGACGACGGCGACCTGACCGGGTGGGCGCGGGCCAGATAACGAAAACCCGCCCCCGGCGGGAGGGCCGGGGGCGGGCAGAGGCGCAGCGGTTCAGCGCGTCTTGGGGTCGTAGGCGTCGCGCAGGGCGTCGCCAAAGAGGTTAAAGGCGAGGCTGAACAGGATGATAAAGGCCGCCGGGTACACCATCACGTACCAATACTGCGGCTGCAACCACGCGCGGGCGAAGTCCACGAGCTGGCCCCACTCGGCGTAGCCGGTCGGGAAGCCCAGACCCAGGAACGACAGCGCGGCGATGCTCAGCGGGATGGTGCCCAGGTCCAGCACGGCGAGGGTGATCACGCTGGCGAGGCTGTTGGGAATGATGTGCCGCCGGATCAGCCGCCAGTCGCGGGCACCCAGGCTGCGGGCCGCGTCCACGAATTCCAGTTGCCGGGTTCGCAGCACGTCGCCGCGCACGATGCGGGCGTAGCTCGCCCAGCCGGTCACGGTGTAGGCCGCGATGATGGGAAAGGCGGGGTCGATGCCCGGATTGCTCGCCTTCAGGAAGGTGATCAGGATGATGGTGAGCACCAGGCCCGGCAGCGCGAACAGCACGTCGATAAAGCGCTGAATCAGGTTGTCGATCCAGCCGCCGTAGTAGCCGCTGATCGCGCCGATGATCACGCCCACGAGCAGGGTGATGCCCACGATGATGAAAGACAGCTTGAACATCGTGCGGGTGCCCCAGATCAGGCCGTAGAAGATGTCGTAGCCCTGGCTGGTGCCGAAGGGGGCCTCGGCGCTGGGCGGACTGGGCGTGGGCGAGAAGCTCTCGCGTTCGATGGCGTAGCAACTGTCAGGTGCGGCAAAGTGCGCCTTCCAGAACACGCCGCCCAGCGGATTGGCGATCTCCTGCGGGCTGCTGGCGCCCAGGTCACGCAGGCAGTTGGACCCGACCGACGGGCGGGCGATCAGGGGCGCGAAGAAGCCGACCAGCAAAAAGAGCAGCGCGGCAATCAGGCCGAGCATGGCGAGCTTGTTGCGCCGCAGCTTCTGAATGGGGCGCGAGGACAGGAAGTCGCGCACGGCGCTGCGCTTTTCGGGCGCGGCGGGGGCAGCGGGAACGGTCGTCATCAGTCAAACCTCACGCGGGGATCGACGACCCCGTACAGGATGTCGGTCAGGGTGCTGACCACCACCACGATAATCGCCGAAAGGAGGGCGAAGCCCAGCACCGAGGGCACGTCGAGTTGCAGCGCCGACTGCACCACCCACTGCCCGATGCCGGGGTAGGCGAAGATCGTCTCGGTGATGATCGACCCGCTCAGCAGGCCGATGATCAGGAAGCCCCCCAGCGTGATCACCGACAGCAGCGCGTTGCGCCGGGCGTGCTTGAGGTTCACGGCGCGTTCGGGCAGGCCCTTGGCGCGGGCGGTGCGCACGTAGTCGCTCGACAGGGCCTCGAGCATGTTGTTGCGCATCACCTTGAGGATGGTCGCGCCCGAGACGATGATCAGGGTCAAGGCGGGCATGATCAGGTGCCGCAACACGTCGAGGGCGATGTCAAAGCGCCCGTTGAGCAGCGCGTCCAGCCCCAGCATCCCGGTGTAGCGCCGGATGTCCCCGACGGCGAACTGGTTGACGACCTCCAGTTGCCCCGCGCCCGGCAGCCAGCCCAGGTAGCCGTACAGCACCGCCAGCAGCACGATCCCCAGCACGAAGGTCGGCAGGCTGTAGCCCAGCACGGCGAACACCCGCAGCACCTGGTCGATAAAGCGGTCCTTGTTCAGCGCACTCATCGTGCCCAGCCACACCCCGATCAGGATGATGGGAATGGCGGTCACCAGCGTCAGCTCGATGGTGTTGGGCAGCCGCTCGATGATGGTGTCGAGCACCGGCTGGCCGCTCGACTTGGAAAAGCCGAGGTCGCCCGAGAGCGTGCTTTGCAGCCACTTGCCGTACTGCACCGGGAAGGGCTGGTCGAGCCCCCGGTCGCGGATGATGCGCTCAAGCTGCGCGGCCTGCTGGTCGCTGCGGATGTACCCCGCCGCCCGCTGCGCGGGCGTGAGCAGCATCGTGAGGGCCACAATCAGCACCGACAGGGCCAGCATGACCAGCGGAATCTGAATGAGGCGGCGGACGATGAAATTGAGCATGACAACCTCTAGGAAGGTGGGAATCTCCGGAAGTCCGGGAGTCGGCGCTGATTCTCGCCCCTGGTCAGGGTTCTGTGATGAAAGCGGGTGAGGCGGGAAAGGAGCGTCAGCACTCCACCATACACGCGGGGTACCCCCCGGAACAAAGGGGCGCGGCAAAAGGGGACGGGGAAGGTCCCGAAGACCGTCCCCGTCCCGTCAAGCTGCCGCCTTACTTCTTGCTGAGTTCCTTCCAGTAGGTGCCCGTGTCGTCGAAGCTGATCATGGGGTTGTACGCGCGGGCGCTCACGCCCACGAGGTTGTCGCGGTGGGCGATGATGCCCACGCCCGCCGGGATCAGCACGAAGGGGGCCTGCTCGTAGGCCCGCTGGCCGACGAGCGAGTACAGCCGGTTGCGGGTGGCCGCGTTGGTGGTGGAGCGGGCCTGCTCCAGCCACTTGTCCACGCTGGCGTCCTTCCAGTTGTTGCGCGGGAAGTAGTAGCCGTTGCTGGAGTAGAAGGTGTACATGAAGTTGTCGGCGTCGGCGTAATCAGGCGCCCACCCGATGATGATCATGGGCTCCTTGCCCGCCTTGGAATCGTTGAGCATCGCCGACCATTCCTTGGCCTGGATGTTCACGCGGAACTTGGGGTTCAGCGCCTCGACGTTCTTCTTCAGGATTTCCATGGCGGTCTGCGAGGGCACGGCCCCGGCGCGGTAGGACACGTTCAGGGTAAAGCCGTTCTTCCAGACGTTGCCGCCCCAGGCCCGCTTGAAGTACGCCTCGGCCTGCTTGGGGTCGTACTTGTAGGTCTTGACCTTCTCGTCGTAGCCGGGGAAGGTGTCGGGAAGCAGCATGGTGCGCTGCTTGCCCTTGCCGTTTTGCACGTCGCGGATGTACTGCGCGTAGTTGAACGAGTACGCAAAGGCGCGGCGCACGTTCACGTCGCTGAAGAAGTTCGCCGGGATGCCGCGCCCGTCGAGCTTGCCGCTGCCCAGGCGGCTGGCGTCCGCGATCTTCTCGTTCATGAAGATCGCCGTGGCGCTGGTGTTGGGCAGGCCGTCCACCACGACCACGCCGGGCTTGCCCTTGAGCTGCTCTTCGATGTTGGCGCGGCCGCCGGTCTCGATGATGTCGGCGTCGCCGCGCAAGAAGGCCTGCTGGCGGGCGGCGAGCTCAGGCACCTTCTGGATCACCACGTTCTGGATCGCGGGCTTCTTGCCCCAGTAGCCGGGGAAGGCCTGCGCGAGAATCGCATTGGCGTCACGGCGCACCAGGCGGTAGGCGCCCGTGCCGCTGGGCTGCTTGTTCAGGTTGCTGCCCTGCAGGTCCTTGCCGATCCAGTTCTTCCAGTCGGCCTCGGTGCCCTTCCACTCGCCCACCTTGATGGCGTGCTGGCGGTCCACGACGCTCTGGCCCGCGTAGGCGAGCTTGGAGAGGAACGCGGGGTCGACCTTGGGCAGCGTAAAGACGAGCTGCCCGGCGCGGTTGCACTCCACGGCCTTGTCGATCTTGGCCCAGGTGATGCTCTTGTCGTCGGCGGCGTTGGAGCCGGTGCCCAGCAGGCTCTCCGAGAAGAACCAGTTGCCCGACTCGGCGGCGTTGGTGACCAGGTTGCGCTCGAAGGTGTACTCGGCGTCCGCGCAGGTCATGGTGTTGCCGGAGTGGAACTTGACGTTCTTGCGCAGGTCGAAGGTGTAGGTCTTGCCGCCGTTGCTGATGGCCCACTTGGTCGCCAGCAGGGGCTCGAGTTCGCGGATGCTCGCGCCCTTGTAGGTCACGAGGGTCTCGTAGATGTTCTCGACGATCGCGCCCGAGGCGGTGTCATAGGTGGCGGCGGGGTCCAGCGTGGGCACGTCGGCGGCCCACTGGACGACCAGCGTGTCCTTGGCGACGGCGGCCTGGGCGGTGCTGGTCACTGCAGCGGCGAGAAGCAGGGAGCTGAGCAGAGCAACTTTCTTCATGGTGCCTCCTGAGGCAGAGCGGTTTGACGCGCCGTGGGCCGGTGGGCCGGGCCGGAAACCTGTGGATGTCAGACGGCGCCAATGATAGCGCAGCCTGAGCAGGGCATGTGAGAGGTTTCAAGGGGCCTTGGGGTGAACCCCGCGCCGGGTGCCATACTGCCCCGCGATGAAGAAGCGCATCCTGCTGCTGGCGGGCGGTCAGTCCGGCGAACACGAGGTCAGCCTGATGAGTGCCCGAAGTGTCCTCTCGGCCCTGCCGCGCGACCAGTTCGACGTGACCCCGGTGGTCATCAGCCCGCAGGGGCGCTGGCTGCCGCCGACCGACACCGCCCGCGCCCTGGAAACCGGGCAGGCCGTTCCCGGCGGCGACCTCGTGCTGCACCGCGCCGCGAGCGCCGAGGGCTACGACGCCGTCTTTCCGCTGCTGCACGGCCCGATGGGGGAAGACGGCACCATCCAGGGCCTGCTGACCCTCGCGGGGATTCCCTTCGTGGGGTCGGGCGTGCTGGGGTCGGCGGTCAGCATGGACAAGGTGATGACCAAGCAGGTGCTCGCGTCGGTGGGCATTCCGCAGGTGGACTGGCGCCTCGCCGTGCGCCGCGAGTGGCAGACCCGGCCGGAGGAGGTCGAGGCCCGCGCCGCTGAACTGGGCTTCCCCCTCTTCGTGAAGCCCGCCAACCTCGGCTCCAGCGTGGGGATCAGCAAGGTGAGCCGCCCCCAGGACCTCCAGGCGGCCCTCGACCTGGCCTTTTCCCTCGACCGCCGCGTGATTCTGGAGGCGATGACGCCCATGAGGCCCCGCGAGGTGGAGGTCGGGATTCTGGGCAACGACGCGCCGATCGCCAGTCCGGTGGGGGAACTGCGCTTCGACGCCGATTTCTACGACTACGAGACGAAGTACACCGAGGGCCGCGCCGAGATGCACATCCCCGCCCCCCTTCCCGCCGAGGTGGCCGAGCGGGTCCGCAGCCTCGCCCTGACGGCCTTCCGGGCGCTCGACGGTGCGGGGCTGGCGCGGGTGGACTTCTTCTACGTGGAGGAGACGGGCGAGCTGTTCCTGAACGAGGTGAACACCATGCCCGGCTTTACCACGACCTCCATGTACCCCAAGCTGTTCGAGGCGGCGGGCCTGAGCTACAGCGAGCTGGTGACCCGGCTGATCGAGCTGGCGCTGGAGAGGCGGTGAGGGGATCGTAGATCGTAGAACGTGGATGGTGACTTCCCGGTCGCCCTGACCCCACGATCCACCCCCCCACGTTCCGAGTTGACAATTCCGAGCAGCTTACTTAGGATTCGCCCCATGAAGCGCTTCCTGCTCGCCTCCGCTGCCCTGCTGCTCTCCGGTTCCTCGCTGGCCCAGTCCCAGATCACCGTGTACTCGGGCCGCGCCAAGACCTTCGTGGACCCCATCGTGCAGCAGTTCGAGCGCTCAACGGGCATCAAGGTGAATGTCCGCTACGGCACCGACAGCCAACTGGTCGCCGCGCTGCGCGAGGAGGGGAGCCGCAGCCCCGCCGACGTGTTCTGGGGCAACTCGGTGGGGGCGCTGGGCGAACTGGCCGAGGACGGCAAGTTCCTGAAGCTGACGACCGCGATGGTGCGCGGTGTGGCGCCCGACTACGTGCCCGACGACCGCACCTGGCTGCCCACCACCGTGCGCTTCCGGGTGCTGGCCTACAACCCCAACAAGATCAAGCCGGGCGACCTGCCCGACAGCGTGCTGGACCTGCCCAAGATGACCTCCCTCAAGGGCCGCATCGGCTGGACGGTCAGCTACCCCTCCTTCCAGGATTTCCTGGCGGGCATGATCGCCAAGCACGGCGAGGCCACGACCCGGCAGTGGATCGAGGGCATGAAGGCGCTGCAACCCAAGGACTACAAGACCAGCAACGTGGGGATGCTCGAAGCGATGCGGGCGGGCGAGATCGACGTGGCGCTCACCAACCACTACTACATCCAGCGCGTCAACCGCCTGAGCTACCCGGTCGAGACCTACTTCTTCAAGAACGGCGACATCGGCAACCTGGGCAACGCGACGGGCGCGGCCATCCTGAAGACCAGCAAGAACCGTGCGGCGGCCACCCGCTTCCTGGGGGCGCTGACCGGCAAGGACGCGCAGACCTTCTTCCTGAGCGTGAACTTCGAGTACCCGGTGATCGGCAACATCATCCAGCCCACCACCATGCTGAGCTTCAGCGACGTCACCAAGCGCAGCCCGCGCGTGGACCCCGCCGTGCTCCCCAAGAACATCGAGAAGGCCCAGCGGCTGCTGCGCGAGGCGGGGCTGCTGTAAGGCCGGTGCCAGCGGCCAGCTTCCAGCCGCCAGCACAAGAGGGGAGGTCTCGCCCGTGGGCGGGGCCTCCTCCGCTTGTGGTGAAGTGAAGGCATGAGCCTGCTGGGGGGAGTGCTGGGTGCCCTGCTGACCGGCGCGGTGGTGCTGGGGCTGCTGCGGCTGCGGCCCGCCCCGGCGCGGGTGCTGGGGGTGCTGGGCTGGCCCGCGTGGGTACTCGCCGCGCTGTGGCCGGTGCTGACGTGGAAGTCGGAGCCCTCCGGGTCCATCGACCCGCTGACCGTCGGCTTCTCGAACCTGTTCCTGATCGTGGGCTTGCTGGTGGGACTGCTGTGTGCCCTGCCCCGGCGCACGCGCTGGCCGCGCGAGGCCTTCTGGGTCTCGTGGGGCGTGGGATTGCTGGCGGTGGTGGTGCTCTGGCTGGGGACCCTCAGCGTGAATGCCGCCTTCTGGCTGCCGCCTGAGCAGAGAGTGCGTCTGTTTTCCGGCTTTGTCGGTGGAGTGCTGCTGAGCCTGCTGCCTGCGCTGGCGGTGGCTGAGCTGGTCGGGCGGCGGGAGCGGAGGGCCGGGGCGGAGGGGGGATAGCCAAACCCTCAGCCGGGGCCGGGGGTGTCCTCTTGTCGGGGCGACGCGTGGGGACGCACGAAAGGCTGAGCTCAGGTGAGGATCAGCCGGTAAAGTTTGGCGGCCAACTTCAGGGCAGGGAGCAGCGCGATCAGAACCGCGAGCCACTCGGCCATCCGTTTTGGTGAAACAGCCCTTTTTCTTCTGGGAGGCTTCCTGTGGTTCAAGAGAGCACCCCCTTTCCGAGCGTCCGTGTTGAAGCCACGGGCGCTCACCTCTTTTGGACGCGTAGCCCTCTCGGTCCCCATTGTCATGCTCCCTGTCCGAAGACAGTGCGCGTGGACCGGATGGACCGCACCGGGACGCCTGCCCTCCAATCCCGACCAAGTTGCTCTGATAAATTGGCGCGGTTGGCCCCTTGCGGCCTGCCCTTTCCCATGACCCTGCGCCGCCGACTGCCCCCCACCCTGGCCCTGCCCGCCCTGCTGACCGCACTGGGGGTGCTGCTGCCCCTCGCGTACCTCGTGCTGCGGGCCTTCGGGGCTGAGGCGCAGGAATTGCGCGAGATCGTGTTCCGGGTCCGCAATCTGGAACTCTTGCGCAACACCCTGGGATTGGCACTGGGGGTCCTCGTGACCGGGACAGCGGTGGCGCTGCCGCTCGCCTACCTGGCGGCCCGAACGACCTTCCGGCCGCGCTGGGTTCTCACGCTCCTGGGAGTGCTGCCGCTGGCGATTCCGGGGTATGTGGGGGCGTACGCGCTGATCGCCGCGAGCGGGCCGGGCGGCACCATCTGGGCGGCGACCGGCCTGAGCTGGCCGGGGCCGAGCGGGTTCTGGGGGGCGCTGGGGGTGCTGACCCTCTTTACTTTCCCGTACCTCTTCCTGAACCTGCACGCCGCGCTGCGGGCACAAGACCCCGCGCTGGAGGACGCCGCCCGGCTGCTGGGCCGCACGCCGGGGCAGACCTTTCGGGAGGTCACGCTGCCGCACCTGCGCCCGGCGTGGCTGTCGGGGGGGCTGCTGGTGACCCTGCATGTGCTGGGTGACTTCGGGGTGACCAGCCTGATGCGCTATCCGACCTTCAGCGCGGCGATCTACCAGCAGTACACGGCGGCCTACGACCGGGTGTACTCGGCGTGGCTGGCGCTGATGCTGCTCGTGGTGACCGGGCTGACCCTGTGGCTGGAGGCGCGGCTGATGCGCGGCGTCTTTCTGGCACGGGTGTCGCCGGGGGGAGCGCGGCAGCCCGCCCGCGTGCCCCTGCGCGGCTGGACGCTGCCCGCCTGGGTGTTTATCGGGCTGCTGGCGGGCGCCGCGCTCGTCGTGCCGCTGGGCACGGTGGGCTACTGGCTGCGGCTGGAGCAGAACCCCTACGCGCTTGCCGGGCTGTGGGACGCGACCCGCTCGGCACTGACGGCGGCGGGGGTGGCGGCGATCACCACCACGGTCCTCGCCTTTCCGCTCGCCTACATCGGCAACCGCTACGCGGGGCGGGCGGCCCGGGTCACCGAGCGGGTGGCCTACCTGGGGTACGCGACGCCGCCGCTGGCCTTCGCGCTGGCGCTCGTCTTCTTCGTGCTCAGATCGGCGCCGGGGCTGTACCAGACTTTCGCCCTGCTGATCCTGGCCTACACGCTGCACTTCGTCGCGGAGGCGATCGGCCCCATTCGCACCTCGCTGGCGAGGGCGACGCCCCGGCTGGAGGAAGCCGCGCGGGTGCTGGGTGCCCGGCCTGCCCGGAGCCTCTGGCAGGTCACCCTGCCCCTGATGCGGCCCGGATTGCTGGCGAGCGCGGCCTTCGTGTTCCTGAGC
This genomic interval from Deinococcus sp. HSC-46F16 contains the following:
- a CDS encoding extracellular solute-binding protein, with the protein product MKRFLLASAALLLSGSSLAQSQITVYSGRAKTFVDPIVQQFERSTGIKVNVRYGTDSQLVAALREEGSRSPADVFWGNSVGALGELAEDGKFLKLTTAMVRGVAPDYVPDDRTWLPTTVRFRVLAYNPNKIKPGDLPDSVLDLPKMTSLKGRIGWTVSYPSFQDFLAGMIAKHGEATTRQWIEGMKALQPKDYKTSNVGMLEAMRAGEIDVALTNHYYIQRVNRLSYPVETYFFKNGDIGNLGNATGAAILKTSKNRAAATRFLGALTGKDAQTFFLSVNFEYPVIGNIIQPTTMLSFSDVTKRSPRVDPAVLPKNIEKAQRLLREAGLL
- a CDS encoding iron ABC transporter permease, which codes for MTLRRRLPPTLALPALLTALGVLLPLAYLVLRAFGAEAQELREIVFRVRNLELLRNTLGLALGVLVTGTAVALPLAYLAARTTFRPRWVLTLLGVLPLAIPGYVGAYALIAASGPGGTIWAATGLSWPGPSGFWGALGVLTLFTFPYLFLNLHAALRAQDPALEDAARLLGRTPGQTFREVTLPHLRPAWLSGGLLVTLHVLGDFGVTSLMRYPTFSAAIYQQYTAAYDRVYSAWLALMLLVVTGLTLWLEARLMRGVFLARVSPGGARQPARVPLRGWTLPAWVFIGLLAGAALVVPLGTVGYWLRLEQNPYALAGLWDATRSALTAAGVAAITTTVLAFPLAYIGNRYAGRAARVTERVAYLGYATPPLAFALALVFFVLRSAPGLYQTFALLILAYTLHFVAEAIGPIRTSLARATPRLEEAARVLGARPARSLWQVTLPLMRPGLLASAAFVFLSVLKELPLTLLLAPTGFDTLARNVWTYTEEAQYAAAAPYALVLALSGALLTVLILRRERT
- a CDS encoding D-alanine--D-alanine ligase family protein, which encodes MKKRILLLAGGQSGEHEVSLMSARSVLSALPRDQFDVTPVVISPQGRWLPPTDTARALETGQAVPGGDLVLHRAASAEGYDAVFPLLHGPMGEDGTIQGLLTLAGIPFVGSGVLGSAVSMDKVMTKQVLASVGIPQVDWRLAVRREWQTRPEEVEARAAELGFPLFVKPANLGSSVGISKVSRPQDLQAALDLAFSLDRRVILEAMTPMRPREVEVGILGNDAPIASPVGELRFDADFYDYETKYTEGRAEMHIPAPLPAEVAERVRSLALTAFRALDGAGLARVDFFYVEETGELFLNEVNTMPGFTTTSMYPKLFEAAGLSYSELVTRLIELALERR
- a CDS encoding ABC transporter substrate-binding protein, whose product is MKKVALLSSLLLAAAVTSTAQAAVAKDTLVVQWAADVPTLDPAATYDTASGAIVENIYETLVTYKGASIRELEPLLATKWAISNGGKTYTFDLRKNVKFHSGNTMTCADAEYTFERNLVTNAAESGNWFFSESLLGTGSNAADDKSITWAKIDKAVECNRAGQLVFTLPKVDPAFLSKLAYAGQSVVDRQHAIKVGEWKGTEADWKNWIGKDLQGSNLNKQPSGTGAYRLVRRDANAILAQAFPGYWGKKPAIQNVVIQKVPELAARQQAFLRGDADIIETGGRANIEEQLKGKPGVVVVDGLPNTSATAIFMNEKIADASRLGSGKLDGRGIPANFFSDVNVRRAFAYSFNYAQYIRDVQNGKGKQRTMLLPDTFPGYDEKVKTYKYDPKQAEAYFKRAWGGNVWKNGFTLNVSYRAGAVPSQTAMEILKKNVEALNPKFRVNIQAKEWSAMLNDSKAGKEPMIIIGWAPDYADADNFMYTFYSSNGYYFPRNNWKDASVDKWLEQARSTTNAATRNRLYSLVGQRAYEQAPFVLIPAGVGIIAHRDNLVGVSARAYNPMISFDDTGTYWKELSKK